TTATGGTGATATATTGACCCGGAAGCAAAACCTTTAGTCATGCTGCTCATGCGTCTCCTTACCAGTTGGTAAGCAGCCTCACATGTTGTTCAGTGCTCAGCATCTCCTGACAAGATACCGAAGAATTATGTAAGGGTGGTGTATTGCACATATCAAAATATTGTAAGCAATGGTGCAGGCAAAATGTTACTAACTATATGAAATTAAATTGTGTTGCTCGGTTAAGTACAGGAAATATATGAGATGATTTAGCTTGTCATAGCGGATTATAGCTGTTTGTTTTGCACCGCGCCACGTTGATATTCTTGCTAGCTACAGGTGAGAATTACATGCATCAGGTAGCTTGCTAGTGATTTTGGTCTAGATAGTAAAGCTGTTCTATAATCTGCATGGTTTTGTTGATCTTGAAATTGCCTCTGTTTTTTCATTCAGACGTTCTAGCATGGATGTCAATGTGacgcaaaaaaaataatcagaTGTCATGAACTGTCTTGTATGTCATATCTCTATCCACTTAGCTTTTACGTCTGTGTTGCTTCGAAGTCGAGCTCTGTCTGCCCTTTTGCTGGTGCCATTCAAAGACAAGCCATCTGGAAACAGTCACCGTGCAGTATCCCACTGGTGTTAAACGTCAAACCGTACTGGTAAGTTACAAATTCACATTACAAATGATGTAGCCTACCCTGCTAATGCAACAGATTCCCGAATGCAATTACATCTTTCTTGTTTCTCCTACTCAGTAAACTCTTAATGGAGGACTCTGAGCCGACGTCATTGAAGAGGGCATGCCCAGGTGAAGAGCTGACCCATACTACCAAGAGGCCCAGAGTGAAAGACGATAATGGAGCAaaaggggaaggagaggagtgtgagggCAGTGAAGATGAactggcagaggaggaggaggaggtggaagggGATGGCGAAACCTTTGCTGACATGATGAAACATGGACTGACGGAGCTTGATGTGGGCATTCTGAAGTTTGTCAGTGACCATAAAGGCTTCTCCGGGATTCTGAAAGAACGGTTAGTGAGTCAGTGGTGTTTCGTtatatgtgttttatgtttgtagAGGCAGATAAGTACAGATAGAATGAGCCAATCCTGTTGTCTGTTTTGTGCACAGGTACTCTGATTTTGTTGTGCATGAAATCAACAAAGAGGGGAAGACTGTTCAGCTTGATGACTTATCTATCCCAGTGGAAACTGAGGTGAGACTAAAGTTCTTTAACTTTGTCTAAACTTCACATTATAAACACAAAGGCTTTCAAATGAGACATGAGTTATTTGCCCAtacattgtttgttttgtttatttgcacCTACAGTACGTTGTTTGATATTGATATGGAGTTCTGTCTAGCAGGAAGTTCAACCAGAGGAGCCGCCCGCTGAAGCTGATGTGCTGACTGAGGAACAGAAAAAGCAGCTGGAGGAGCTCcagctctttaaaaataaagaagACAATGTGTCTATAGAGGTACACACAGCATTGGAACTCCACTGGGGAAAATAGGAAAAATCCTCAGAGTACTTTCATCAGTGAGTTGGTTTGTAATGGTCAGGTAATCCCGGGAACTTGCTGTATCCTGTCTTTATTTACACATAGGTAGCGGATGACACCAAAGAAAAGCGCACTCAAGTCCACAGAGCGGTGAAGAATATGTACCCTGGGCTGGAAACCAAAACTGAGGAGAAGGACGGACGGAAGTACATTGTGGCTTACCATGCTGCAGGAAAGAAAGCTCTGGCAGGTACCTGGGAATAGTCATTCACTCATGGCGACATTCTGCCAGTCCACTATCTTTCATTGTTTAAAAGTGAAATTGAAAGTGTACTTGCGTTCATAGTTTTTTAATGTATAGAACCGATTTGACCATTCCTCAGTCATTCaccactatactgtatgtggtgatgTTTTTACTTGCATGCTCTTTTGCCCTCACTGAAGTTGACCTCATCTCTTCTCACCGCATGTGACATCTACCCAGCGCTGTATGCCAACGTTTTGATGCACAGAATAGCATGCAGAGGTGCATGAGGAGTATGAGTCACGCATGCTTTTTTACAAGTTCAGGAGTAAACTTACTGACTTGGTTGTAGTTCACTGACCCCTAATGTTGCTTACTTGGATCATaacctttctgtgtgtctgagaaacTTAATACTCCTATTCAAGTACAAGTGTTCTTGCAATTTGTCCTGTATTATTTATGTAAATTGATTGCTAGATCAGATATTTGATTAACAACGTCATGCCAGGCTCAGTGAGACGCTGgggaaaatgtattttaatacaTAATCTTGCTTCCGAGAGGGGGAAATCGATTATTAGATCACTTAAATCAGTACAGAAAATGATATAGTAGTGCACGGAAGACTAGACTTATACAAAGTTGCAGTATCAAATTTTTGTACTCTTTGCCAAGAGTGATATATTTTAGGAGCAAGCGGGGTGGGTTAGACTAATGTCTGTTCAAATTTACCGTATTTAgttgctgattggctgttgtgTTTGATGTATAGGACCACTCTCGTATTTTGAGCTATGTGTATTCTAACAAGAATATTTAAACTctagtgcacactgcacagccaATGTACTAGACTGATCATACGAGTAAACGTGTGATTAAGCAAAACCTACCTAGAAGTAGACTGTATGTGGCAAAATACTGATCATAAAATTGGAAATTGGACTACCGCCATCCATTTGAATACTTACTTCTCGTGTTCTCATCTGAGGCTGGCAAGGTTTTTTTGCACTTGCCATAGTCAGCTGCAATTTACTTTATTTTGCCTGCAGTTCGAGAAATTAGGAACAATCAGCATTTGGTCTCTGAACTTTAATGATCTCTTTGGTTTGCACTTATATTGAGAAGCTTTGGTGTTTTGAGGCTCTTACAGTAAGTGGGTGTTGTATGTCAATTGGGTTTGTTAGATTGTGTGCTCAGTAATCAAATCTGGTCTGTTGTTTGAGCAGCTGCATTATAATAATTCCTTAAAAGTCTGAAGATGTATATTGTGCTCTTGGGATTTGTAGTGCTATGAACTCCTACAAGTATAAGTGTTTCTAGATGTGGTATAGGTTAAGTCAAAGTTATTGTCGATTGACTCCATGGTTAGACATGTTGATGCGTAACTACCATGACCTGTGGTGCTTGTCATGGCAACATGAAGGACCCGCTGCACAGAAAAGTTAGCGACCCACAAACCCGCCACCATTTCCCCCTGCATGCAGATCCGTGCCTCCCCCCAGGCCTGTGGTGTTCTTGATGGTCTTTAGTAATGCTCTTTTGTCCTCCTGCTGCTCTTCTCTGGCTGGACAGTGGTGCGAGCTGCTCCAGGTAAGATGGCTTCTCCCACTGAGCTCCAGGAGAAGGGGTTGACAAGGGGGACTGCACCAGCTGCATCTGCAGGTGCTGGGACAGGGGCACCACTGACATAGGCTGAGCTTCTTGGTCTTGAGAGGATATTCTGGGCTTTAGATTTAACTTGAAATATTAAAAACCTGAGTGATAATGAGCTAAATAGCTCATGAGAGAAGTAGCTGACATAGCATCTCTCCTGTTGTTGTAACAATACGTCGGTTGTGTCGGCGGTTGATTTGTTGCCCCTGCTAGGAAAGCAGTTTTTTTGGTGGATTCTTCTTGGGGATGAGTGACAAGTGACCTCTGACATGCATGCCAGTTTTGATTTGACCTGTAGCCTTCAAAGAATGGTAAATGGCTGTGCTCATTTTGGGATCAAAGAGTTTGAAGCAAATGACCCTGGATGGTGTGGTTATATCCTGCTTATGTGGCTCAGCTCTGGGGGATGGTTCCAAGAGATACATTTTGATCTAAAGTGGTGTGTATTTGTACTGTAAGTTACTGCAGATAAACTATTCACTATATTAATAGATAGAAATAATGTGACAGGCTGTCGTCTAGGGCAaggtctttgtttttttgttttcttctcgGTCATCATATCTCATACTAAACTTGTCTGTCTCCTTGGAAGCTCCCAGAAAACACTCCTGGCCCAAGAACAGAGGCAGCTTCTGCCACTTTGTGCTCTACAAGGAGAACAAAGATACCATGGACTCTATCAATGTCCTCTCCAAGTTTCTCAGGTATGTTTCCTCCTTACACTGACATATATGATGTATTGGtatgatactgtatatgatatgttcctatgacacacacacacacacacacacacacacacacacacacacacacacacacacacacacacacacacacacacacacaaagtaaagaCTGACATAGGAAAGACAAAACTAATGTGAGCATTTGCCATTAAAATATACTCTTCAGACAACATGCTTGTTATTATTTTCAGGGTGAGGCCCAATGTATTTTCATACATGGGCACCAAGGACAAGAGGGCTATCACAGTCCAGGAGATTGCAGTTTTAAAGTGAGTGGTATGTCCTCCAGgttgtgccagtgtgtgtagtgttttttcATCTTTCATCCATTATTTACAGATAATTTGTATCATTACGTGCCTTTCGCCTGAGCCTTCAGCGTTCTTCCATAGTCACTGTAGACAGTTCCTGCATGATTTTAAGGAAGATATTTGTGGGCCTGCAGGATCACAGCCGAGAGGATACTTCACCTCAACAAGTGCCTCATGAACTTCAAGCTGGGCAATTTTGCATACAAGAAGCACCCCCTCAAGCTGGGAGAGCTTCGGGGCAACCACTTCACTGTAGTCGTCAGGTTAGTAGCCTGCTCATAGTGATggttgtaaaaaaaacaatgatgttGAGATGTAAGACTCTATAGTTAGCTTTGGTTGAGCTGTGACTGATGGATGCTTTCTTTGTTGGGATGTTGCTCAGGAACATCGATGGGTCAGAGGAGCAGATCAAGCAGGCCATGGCCTCGCTCAGGGACACTGGCTTCATCAATTACTATGGCATGCAGCGGTTTGGCACAACTGCTGTTCCCACATACCAGGTTGGCAAGTAAGGAAGCTTTCCAAAGTCAACTGATCCTTTTCTGATTGACCTTTCTTTGGCCcattggtgtgtgcatgtgtcaagCATTTTATTGGTCTGAGTTGCGGTCAGTGGGTTTTGAGATTAAATTATGTTTTATTCCAACTATTAGAGCCATTTTACAGAACAACTGGAATGAAGTCATGGATCTCATTCTTAAACCACGGCCTGGAGGTAGGCCAGCTATACAGCATACCATACTGTAAgtctattttgtattttgtcctAACAAACCTTTGACAGAGTGTGGCTTTTGCTTCATCTGAATGTTAGCGGAGAAGGGTTACCTGGTGCGGTGTCGTGAGGAGTGGGCCAAGTCTCAGGACCCTGAGGCTGCACTGAAGAAGCTGCCTGTCAAGCGCTGTGTAGAGGGACAACTGCTGCGGGGCCTGTCCAGGTACGGCATGAAAAACATCATCCACGCTTTTGGAATGGTGAGTCTTCTTGCGTCTCTCTAGctcatacacatgcgcacacaaacacacatactctaccCCCTGTGACATCTCCAAATGCATTTTGAAAAGATACTAAAAATCCAACTATATATGTAAAATACAAAAGTATTTTCTACATAGACATACCATAGAGGGAACCTAAGTATTCTTTCGGTTCTGTCTTTTTGCTTTTATTACAGATTCCCCGAAACAATCGGCTGATGTACATCCACAGTTACCAGAGCTATGTGTGGAACACCATGGTGAGCAGGCGGGTGGAGGCTTTCGGGTTTAAGGCTGTGGAGGGGGACTTGGTACTCAACGGAGGTAAGTGTCTCTGGCCGAGGTGTTTGACAGTAAAAATCCCTGATAATTTCTCTGCCAGTGTTTATGACCGATCTTGTTTCTCAGGGTCATGTGTTTTATCCCATGTTTGAACAGTTTTCAGGCAATGAACAACTGAACTGTGCCATTATTGTAGGTCTAGAAGCTTATTTATCTTTCaacaacacagtcaactacaGTTTCGGTGCAGTTCTCTTGTCTGTCCACCAGGTACTGCTCATGTTCTAACTGCAGAAGAAGCAGAGAAACACTCCATTCGTGATATTGTGATGCCTCTACCAGGCTTTGATGTCATTTACCCAACACACCACGGTTAGTTATAATTTTTCTTATTTGGTTTTGCCTGTCTTGTTTGCTGTGGCTTGGACCATAATAAAGTGGCATATTTAATCTGTAACAGTTGGGAAGGGCTACAGAGAGATGCTGACTGCAGACAACCTGGACATTGACAACATGAGGCACAAGATCCGGGACTATTCACTTGCGGGGGCCTACCGCCTTATTCTCATTCGCCCACAGAATGTCAGCTGGTCAGTAACAGCACTGCATTTTACATACTTTGACTCTGTTGCTTTACATTTATCTTCAACTCTTCCAGTAAAAAGAGTTTGTTCTTCTGTTCATTTACAGAGGAAATTGTGTTGTCATCCCCTTCTCTGGTATTGGTGCATTTGTCTTTATGTTGAAAGTTAGCATAGTGCTGCTAGTTCAGGCAAACACAGGCCTCGTTCAGCCAACAGTTCAGATGCGCCTACAATTTGCTAACAATTTGTTCAGGGAACTTTATTGAAGTtgccatagcctacagtacctaTTCTCGATGCTTCCTCTGAAAGCCACTTTTCAACCCACCTCCACTCTAACTCTTCCTTTCATGTGATGTCTGACTTAATGTATCGTATCATGTTCACGTGATACATGCTGGTTCATTACCTTGTTGGAGGGGTGGGGTATCTTGTTGCTGCTGTTCCTTataccaaagatcattaagggcggagcaagatacttcatgagaagccacttcctggaacccgaattgcaagagggaggggggggggggcaaaatccccctttatgcagagctgttccattaaagtctatggacatgacacgcatgacacaccccctttatgcagaggaagtgatccccgttttgcgcccatagacatgaactacgacgacgtatcttgctccgccttaaggatctttgcttatACTTAATATAATTGCACATGGAAGGGCAGGGATGGCCCAAAACAGTCATGCCTCCAAAGCTCACTTTAATTGACATCAGTACTAGTCTCCTTTGACTGAAAGGGGTCTGaccttaaataaacacattgcACATGATACTTTGTCTGCATGCACAATTTTCTCCAGGGAGGTGATAAACTACGATGATGCACGAGTCCCACTGGTTCACACAGACGTTGAGAAACTAgagggcaaaccagccccagtCTACCTCACAGGTAATTTATGTAGAGTACAGCCTTTTTTTAAAGCCACAGGTGGAGAGATGTAATGGATACTAAGCAAACTGTTGCTTTCTCAGAGGGGAAATACAGGGCCTTGAGGATGgagttctctcttcctccctcaaccTATGCCACCATGGCCATCAGAGAAGTGCTGAAGATGGACACCAGCATCAAGAACCAGACACAGCTCAACACTACGTGGC
This sequence is a window from Sardina pilchardus chromosome 10, fSarPil1.1, whole genome shotgun sequence. Protein-coding genes within it:
- the pus7 gene encoding pseudouridylate synthase 7 homolog isoform X2 — protein: MLFSAQHLLTRYRRIIFYVCVASKSSSVCPFAGAIQRQAIWKQSPCSIPLVLNVKPYCKLLMEDSEPTSLKRACPGEELTHTTKRPRVKDDNGAKGEGEECEGSEDELAEEEEEVEGDGETFADMMKHGLTELDVGILKFVSDHKGFSGILKERYSDFVVHEINKEGKTVQLDDLSIPVETEEVQPEEPPAEADVLTEEQKKQLEELQLFKNKEDNVSIEVADDTKEKRTQVHRAVKNMYPGLETKTEEKDGRKYIVAYHAAGKKALAAPRKHSWPKNRGSFCHFVLYKENKDTMDSINVLSKFLRVRPNVFSYMGTKDKRAITVQEIAVLKITAERILHLNKCLMNFKLGNFAYKKHPLKLGELRGNHFTVVVRNIDGSEEQIKQAMASLRDTGFINYYGMQRFGTTAVPTYQVGKAILQNNWNEVMDLILKPRPGAEKGYLVRCREEWAKSQDPEAALKKLPVKRCVEGQLLRGLSRYGMKNIIHAFGMIPRNNRLMYIHSYQSYVWNTMVSRRVEAFGFKAVEGDLVLNGGTAHVLTAEEAEKHSIRDIVMPLPGFDVIYPTHHVGKGYREMLTADNLDIDNMRHKIRDYSLAGAYRLILIRPQNVSWEVINYDDARVPLVHTDVEKLEGKPAPVYLTEGKYRALRMEFSLPPSTYATMAIREVLKMDTSIKNQTQLNTTWLN
- the pus7 gene encoding pseudouridylate synthase 7 homolog isoform X1 → MLFSAQHLLTRYRRIIFYVCVASKSSSVCPFAGAIQRQAIWKQSPCSIPLVLNVKPYCKLLMEDSEPTSLKRACPGEELTHTTKRPRVKDDNGAKGEGEECEGSEDELAEEEEEVEGDGETFADMMKHGLTELDVGILKFVSDHKGFSGILKERYSDFVVHEINKEGKTVQLDDLSIPVETEQEVQPEEPPAEADVLTEEQKKQLEELQLFKNKEDNVSIEVADDTKEKRTQVHRAVKNMYPGLETKTEEKDGRKYIVAYHAAGKKALAAPRKHSWPKNRGSFCHFVLYKENKDTMDSINVLSKFLRVRPNVFSYMGTKDKRAITVQEIAVLKITAERILHLNKCLMNFKLGNFAYKKHPLKLGELRGNHFTVVVRNIDGSEEQIKQAMASLRDTGFINYYGMQRFGTTAVPTYQVGKAILQNNWNEVMDLILKPRPGAEKGYLVRCREEWAKSQDPEAALKKLPVKRCVEGQLLRGLSRYGMKNIIHAFGMIPRNNRLMYIHSYQSYVWNTMVSRRVEAFGFKAVEGDLVLNGGTAHVLTAEEAEKHSIRDIVMPLPGFDVIYPTHHVGKGYREMLTADNLDIDNMRHKIRDYSLAGAYRLILIRPQNVSWEVINYDDARVPLVHTDVEKLEGKPAPVYLTEGKYRALRMEFSLPPSTYATMAIREVLKMDTSIKNQTQLNTTWLN
- the pus7 gene encoding pseudouridylate synthase 7 homolog isoform X3 produces the protein MEDSEPTSLKRACPGEELTHTTKRPRVKDDNGAKGEGEECEGSEDELAEEEEEVEGDGETFADMMKHGLTELDVGILKFVSDHKGFSGILKERYSDFVVHEINKEGKTVQLDDLSIPVETEQEVQPEEPPAEADVLTEEQKKQLEELQLFKNKEDNVSIEVADDTKEKRTQVHRAVKNMYPGLETKTEEKDGRKYIVAYHAAGKKALAAPRKHSWPKNRGSFCHFVLYKENKDTMDSINVLSKFLRVRPNVFSYMGTKDKRAITVQEIAVLKITAERILHLNKCLMNFKLGNFAYKKHPLKLGELRGNHFTVVVRNIDGSEEQIKQAMASLRDTGFINYYGMQRFGTTAVPTYQVGKAILQNNWNEVMDLILKPRPGAEKGYLVRCREEWAKSQDPEAALKKLPVKRCVEGQLLRGLSRYGMKNIIHAFGMIPRNNRLMYIHSYQSYVWNTMVSRRVEAFGFKAVEGDLVLNGGTAHVLTAEEAEKHSIRDIVMPLPGFDVIYPTHHVGKGYREMLTADNLDIDNMRHKIRDYSLAGAYRLILIRPQNVSWEVINYDDARVPLVHTDVEKLEGKPAPVYLTEGKYRALRMEFSLPPSTYATMAIREVLKMDTSIKNQTQLNTTWLN